The Diceros bicornis minor isolate mBicDic1 chromosome 13 unlocalized genomic scaffold, mDicBic1.mat.cur SUPER_13_unloc_1, whole genome shotgun sequence genome includes a window with the following:
- the LOC131401664 gene encoding ral guanine nucleotide dissociation stimulator-like has product MKLISLHLSLPGSELGGHAYFLQVQLEQPRPIEADLEVPSPELPPAPEPEQGPAPRLDPAPALVSPPVLELEPVSPPSVPPGPEPPPTSAPAPVPAPELEPAGPWAPGRILTPPGEITAEPDPAPEPACPWDVTSKNLLREEKPDFLEFPPQLVEEQLTQKDVMSSEALRAA; this is encoded by the exons atgaagctgatatctctgcatctcagcttgcctggctcggagctggggggccacgcctactttctccaggtccagctggagcagccaaggcccattgaggcagatctggaag taccatctccagagctccctccagctccagagccagagcaagggccagctccacggctagatccagctccagctctagtttcaccacctgtgctagagctggagccagtgtcaccaccatcagtccctccagggccagagccaccaccaacatcagctccagccccagtgccagctcctgagctggagccagctggaccatgggctccagggagaatcctcactccacctggagagataacagcagagccagatccagccccagagcccgcctgcccctgggatgtgaccagcaagaacctgctgagggaggagaagcctgacttcttggagttccctccccagcTGGTGGAAGAGCAGTTGACACAGAAGGATGTGATGAGCAGcgaggctctcagggcag